The Hippoglossus hippoglossus isolate fHipHip1 chromosome 4, fHipHip1.pri, whole genome shotgun sequence DNA window ctagatgtcactagattctacacactaaacATTTAACTTCAAGAAGTGCACTGGAAGTTGTTGAAAAAGGATCAGCTCTTTTAAACTCCCCCAAGACAAACCGGACATTTGATTATTGGATTTTAGTACGTCCTctatttatatgaatatattaaaatcatatttttaataccttccatgtcatgtgacccactgACTCCAAACAAATGCTGAATTGTATTGTAAATACGGTCCCTAGTGAAAACCCAGTGATCTGGAGGGAACAAATACATCCAACCTAAAACTAACTTCACCAAGGTGTCAAATCTCAGCCAATTACCAGTGACAGTGAGGAGCGTGATTACTCCTAATCCAGGATTAACAGCAAATAAATCTCACTTCAGTCACAGACCAGGCATCGTACGGAGTAAAACAACGCTGCTTAAAACGTGGTATTCATTATACCAGAACTATGGACATGAGTATTTTCAGACCAGCAGTTATCCTCCAGTTAGATATTATTTTAATGCTAATTATTAGCCTTCAGCTCGTCTCTTCTTATGAAATCTCCTCACTTATAAGGTTGCCGCTGAGTTTTTCAGTTAATGCATGTTGTGTATAAATTAGCTCAGTAGATTCTAATGTAGAGTAATGTTAAAAATGCTTTATACTGTAGACTGCAATGTTGTGATTTGTCTTCTTTAGAATGGGGAATTTTACATCGTCCACGACTGGGAGTCTGTCGAGCACATCCTGCGTACAGTATGTTCAGGTAAGAAGATGCTGGGAGATCTGATACCTTTTTAGCAACTCGCTAAAACCTTTTGGGGAAAGTCTGGTGTTGGAAGTCTTTCTACAATCTAGTTTTAAATGTCTGCGTCAGATAAATTTGgcatttaaaactaaatgttaaatTTCAGTTATTCAGTTATTCAATATTTTGATTTCCCACAGTTCAGCCCCTCTCTTTGGCGTCTTATTCAGTTGTATTGCTTGATGTCTGTCAGTTTGTTCCAGTGTATTTCATCCTGTTCTCAAGCTTTTCTGCAAGTCTGACTCAAATATCCTTTATGATGTCTACCCAAAAGCTacgaaaaacaaataaactgtatataacACAAAATTATACTGAGTCCAAGAACTTTGTGGTTGATGTTTTAAGTCTAAATTTCCTATAAAATGAAGTGAGgattacattttaattgtagCATCTTGAGAATATATGATTAAGaaagttgtttatttgatttaccCTCTACCATAGTGTCCTCACTTACCAAAGGTTAACCATGGAGAGAATGGTTATCTTCTCTTTGCCCATTGTGTGATTTTGCTGTGATCTGTTCATATTTACCgaaatcttgtttttgtctgtgttctcAGGAAGTGGTGACACAGAACTGTGTCGTGATATTCTCCAAGTCCACCTGTCCTTATTGCAAAATGGCCAAGAATGTGTTCAATGAAATCGGTGCCAACTACAAAGTGGTCGAACTGGATGAACACAATGACGGGAGGAGACTGCAAGAGGCCTTAGCTCAGGTGACCGGTGCCAGAACGGTAAGAATCTCACGTCATGTTTTGGGATTTGAATTTTAAGTAACTCCAAGTCTGCACTTTCAGCATCTAATAAAGAAAAGGTTGCCTTGTCATCCAGTGTTTTTTATTGGGGCTGCAGCCAAGaatttgctttttattttgactcaGAATAGCTTCATGTgataaacaacagaacaaatgaCATCTAGTCCAGATTGTTATTTGCAACAGGCACTCATAGAACCAGTCATTCACACTGTGTCAATGTCACGACGTGATTTGTGTGCTCAGGTGCCGAGAGTCTTCATCAACGGAAACTGCATCGGCGGCGGCTCCGACACCAAACAGCTCCACCAGCAGGGGAGGCTGGTGCCCCTGATCAAACAGTGTGCCCCCTGCTGCTCCAGCGCCGAGGGCTCCGCCAGCGGACAGTTCGCTAAATGACTAACCGTTCTTATCATATCTCTCAATCctgtatttattcattgtttgcTCGATCTGATGCGACAGGTTTTACAATGCTTGAGCGCAcctgttatgtttttatccaaGTGCATTGgatgtttcatgtttaaaacgCATATGTTTTCATGCAGGGATGTTACAGTACTATTACTAAAGCTGCCATATTTTAAACACAGCCTGTGAATAGGTGAACTACTTCAGATCTCTTTTGCatggtgggttttttttttaaaccatattACACTCACGAACAAGCACGACCTCTGGCATCAAGCGTCATCAAAAGTGTTGACTCACGTTCTGTTAATGGATTTTGAGGGAATTTGTTCATGTCTTGTCACACTGAAATAactgcagatttgtttttatgttatcagcattttaaaaaaacgtcatatctaattgaaaaataaatgttggttaATTGCATAGACTGTGAATGGAAAATCATATAGtcgttttgtgttttttacttgcATGTCgaaacattttccatttcagtCGCTGTGtgagtttatttaaaattagGTAGGTGGTTATTTTGTGTGTAAAGAATCATGA harbors:
- the glrx2 gene encoding glutaredoxin 2 isoform X1 gives rise to the protein MLHPGQQLDHFLAVCSFVSMLSRAGSLPRLAWTGCRRMGNFTSSTTGSLSSTSCVQYVQEVVTQNCVVIFSKSTCPYCKMAKNVFNEIGANYKVVELDEHNDGRRLQEALAQVTGARTVPRVFINGNCIGGGSDTKQLHQQGRLVPLIKQCAPCCSSAEGSASGQFAK
- the glrx2 gene encoding glutaredoxin 2 isoform X2; protein product: MGNFTSSTTGSLSSTSCVQYVQEVVTQNCVVIFSKSTCPYCKMAKNVFNEIGANYKVVELDEHNDGRRLQEALAQVTGARTVPRVFINGNCIGGGSDTKQLHQQGRLVPLIKQCAPCCSSAEGSASGQFAK